A genome region from Betaproteobacteria bacterium includes the following:
- a CDS encoding NAD-dependent epimerase/dehydratase family protein, whose product MGVVESLEPTLIAVAARCLRMNPAGINPQAPLARYGLDSLSALELGTAIGDAVGIEVGEDWLLDSPSIRSLAQRVLERAVPQEEQDEREAHLARLTRIRADAELPADIDPMRVPAASGATVLLTGANGFLGAHLIAELLAADVHTLLCPVRAASDAEAQARVRATLARYALGPALPHPRVRIFAADIGRPAFGLSSARYAQLAHTATAVLHSAADLNWAAPYEALSAINVGATEAMLRFACTGARKRVHFVSSVAACYSTRGSGTVHEDDSIPDLEGIHLGYAQSKWAAERLVASAHERGLETVTYRAALIGGHSAGGAGNDQDLIARLIGGCVALGHAPDLDWLLDVCPVDFVVRAIARIAREPQCGQRVVHLRNSRPAHWNEAVLWLDLHGHRVALEPFAAWIERVRRETREPAHPLQPLRPFLLERPAGEGGRYLPQLYARPHVPALRAESSDAWLQRLGVQCPRLGSQLLERYAESWVREGVLSRPSAAQLRASGPTAEEWDSALQAALRAHFAEPGLALRDSSAHDCGSEHSLLGELASWRSESAAVLHARTLRVIRAGGRASTLELMLKPKPGAERLRALTAEVAARCNPELGAAFTAYGATSEFAGTAQRELALYAGASGPLRGCMPVYFGAIEVRGTLVLLLERVRDAALIDSVDTPALWSPACVQAALDGAARIHAQWLGRAQELAGLHVRSSGAGADPAATERWLAALAAHAGPWVRQWLGDAAARAHVQLAAAGRPRLQAASKLPRTLVHHDFNPRNIALRTTPLGPRLCAFDWELAAYDLPQRDLMELLCFVLTPESAAQATRYLEYARLALERVSRRAFDVAAWHSGARIALAHFGLRRLPMYFIAHRFRPQSFLERVTRTWWQLANALGTAP is encoded by the coding sequence ATGGGAGTTGTGGAAAGTCTCGAACCGACCTTGATCGCCGTCGCGGCCCGGTGCCTGCGGATGAATCCCGCCGGCATCAATCCGCAAGCGCCGCTCGCCCGCTATGGACTCGATTCGTTGAGCGCGCTCGAGCTCGGCACCGCGATCGGCGACGCCGTCGGCATCGAGGTCGGCGAGGATTGGCTGCTCGATTCGCCCAGCATTCGCAGCCTCGCGCAGCGCGTGCTCGAGCGCGCGGTGCCGCAGGAGGAGCAAGACGAACGCGAGGCACACCTGGCGCGTCTGACGCGGATTCGCGCCGACGCCGAGCTTCCCGCCGACATCGACCCCATGCGCGTGCCGGCGGCGTCGGGCGCGACGGTGCTCCTCACCGGGGCCAACGGTTTCCTCGGCGCGCACCTGATCGCGGAGCTGCTGGCCGCGGACGTGCACACGCTGCTTTGTCCGGTGCGCGCCGCCTCCGACGCGGAAGCCCAGGCGCGCGTGCGCGCGACACTCGCGCGCTATGCGCTCGGCCCGGCGCTTCCGCACCCGCGAGTGCGCATCTTTGCCGCGGATATCGGCCGGCCTGCGTTCGGATTGTCCTCAGCGCGCTATGCGCAGCTCGCGCACACGGCCACGGCCGTGCTGCACAGTGCCGCGGATCTCAATTGGGCCGCACCCTACGAAGCGTTGAGCGCGATCAACGTCGGCGCAACCGAAGCGATGCTGCGCTTCGCCTGCACGGGCGCGCGCAAGCGCGTGCATTTCGTCTCCAGCGTAGCCGCGTGCTACTCCACGCGTGGCAGTGGCACGGTGCACGAAGACGACAGTATCCCGGACCTCGAAGGCATTCATCTGGGTTACGCGCAGAGCAAGTGGGCGGCCGAGCGCCTAGTTGCGAGCGCGCACGAGCGCGGGCTCGAGACCGTCACCTACCGCGCGGCGCTCATCGGTGGCCACAGCGCCGGCGGCGCGGGCAACGACCAGGACCTGATCGCACGCCTGATCGGCGGCTGCGTGGCGCTCGGCCATGCGCCCGATCTCGATTGGCTGCTCGATGTCTGCCCGGTGGACTTCGTCGTCCGCGCGATCGCCCGTATTGCGCGCGAGCCGCAATGCGGGCAGCGCGTCGTGCATTTGCGCAATTCACGGCCCGCGCACTGGAACGAAGCCGTGCTGTGGCTCGATCTGCATGGACACCGCGTGGCGCTGGAGCCGTTCGCGGCCTGGATCGAGCGCGTGCGCCGGGAGACACGCGAGCCCGCTCACCCGTTGCAGCCGCTGCGGCCTTTCCTGCTGGAGCGACCGGCGGGGGAGGGCGGGCGCTATCTGCCGCAGCTCTACGCGCGGCCTCATGTACCCGCCTTGCGCGCGGAGAGCTCGGACGCGTGGCTGCAGCGCCTCGGCGTGCAATGTCCCCGCCTCGGTTCGCAGCTCCTGGAGCGCTATGCGGAAAGCTGGGTGCGCGAGGGCGTTCTGTCGCGGCCGTCTGCTGCACAGCTTCGCGCGAGCGGCCCCACCGCGGAGGAATGGGACTCGGCACTGCAAGCGGCATTGCGGGCGCATTTCGCGGAGCCCGGCCTCGCGCTGCGCGATTCCAGCGCGCACGACTGCGGTTCCGAGCACAGTCTGCTGGGAGAGCTCGCGTCGTGGCGCTCGGAAAGCGCGGCTGTGCTGCATGCGCGCACGCTGCGCGTGATTCGTGCCGGCGGCCGGGCATCGACGCTCGAATTGATGCTCAAGCCCAAGCCAGGGGCGGAGCGGTTGCGCGCGCTGACCGCGGAAGTGGCGGCGCGCTGCAATCCCGAGCTGGGCGCCGCGTTCACGGCCTATGGGGCCACGAGCGAATTCGCGGGCACGGCGCAACGCGAGCTTGCCTTGTATGCGGGCGCTTCCGGCCCGCTGCGGGGATGTATGCCGGTGTACTTCGGTGCCATCGAGGTGCGTGGCACGTTGGTGCTACTGCTCGAGCGCGTGCGCGACGCCGCGCTCATCGATAGCGTGGATACGCCGGCGCTCTGGAGCCCGGCGTGCGTGCAAGCGGCGCTCGACGGCGCCGCGCGCATCCACGCCCAGTGGCTCGGGCGCGCGCAAGAGCTCGCGGGCTTGCATGTGCGTTCCAGCGGCGCTGGCGCCGATCCTGCGGCAACCGAGCGTTGGCTGGCCGCGCTCGCCGCGCACGCCGGGCCTTGGGTGCGGCAATGGCTCGGCGACGCGGCGGCTCGCGCGCATGTTCAACTCGCGGCCGCTGGGCGGCCGCGCCTGCAAGCTGCGAGCAAGCTGCCGCGCACGCTCGTCCACCACGACTTCAATCCGCGCAACATCGCGCTGCGCACCACGCCGCTCGGCCCGCGGCTATGCGCCTTCGACTGGGAGCTGGCGGCCTACGACCTGCCGCAGCGCGATCTGATGGAGCTGCTCTGCTTCGTGCTCACGCCGGAAAGCGCAGCACAAGCAACGCGCTACCTCGAATATGCGCGGCTCGCGCTGGAACGGGTTTCCAGGCGCGCGTTCGATGTCGCCGCATGGCACAGCGGCGCCCGCATCGCGCTTGCGCACTTCGGCCTGCGGCGCCTGCCGATGTATTTCATCGCCCATCGCTTCCGGCCGCAAAGCTTTCTCGAGCGTGTCACCCGCACCTGGTGGCAGCTTGCGAACGCGCTCGGTACGGCGCCGTGA
- a CDS encoding AMP-binding protein, translating to MSTHPPRADRVLDAHATTERTSRAASCAANGPEDLVALLHAQANRFGCKRLYTFLPDGENEAEALSFDELAGSAKALARALLGRIEAGSNVLLAYPPGLEFIVAFFACLEAGVVAVPVGPPHPRRDNERLAAIAADCGARQLLTTHAIGQWAASARDLAGMAIIATDRGSIQEARDEAMACASTLGGAAQRFSLTPTPSPGGRGGLRVPERASSWSGVGGEGLGASQRNGIHRIAAGALAFLQYTSGSTSSPRGVQVTHANVMENLAAIHAAEGNDADSRGVSWLPSYHDMGLIEGLLQPLYGGYSTWLMPHAAFLQRPVRWLRAISRHGASVSGGPNFAFDACVRRVTDDDLAGLDLQCWKVAYCGAEPVQADTLERFAARFERCGFRARALRPVYGLAEATLLVSASDPAAPRPRVRRAQRHGLESGHFVAAPDGAALVACGRPQPGTRIAIVDPSTARALPEGASGEIWVSGPAVAPGYWKRERDADTFRLAEIDGITARWLCTGDLGLLLDGDLYVTGRRKDLIILRGRKLHPQDIEHTVHALLAPRLDAVAAFALQKADGEGVVVLAELRHGAHADEPASLAERIRSHVYRCHEIAIDALGFVRPGSLARTSSGKLMRFRCRQDFIESRLRLIARFDTPASGLA from the coding sequence CACACATCCCCCGCGCGCCGATCGCGTGCTCGACGCGCACGCTACGACGGAGCGCACGAGTCGTGCAGCTTCGTGCGCGGCGAACGGACCCGAGGACCTCGTGGCCCTGCTGCACGCGCAGGCAAACCGGTTCGGCTGCAAGCGGCTCTACACTTTCCTCCCCGACGGCGAGAACGAAGCGGAGGCGCTGAGTTTCGACGAGCTCGCTGGCAGCGCAAAGGCGCTCGCGCGCGCATTGCTTGGGCGCATCGAGGCGGGCAGTAACGTGCTGCTCGCGTATCCGCCCGGGCTCGAGTTCATTGTCGCTTTCTTTGCCTGCCTCGAGGCCGGGGTGGTCGCCGTGCCCGTTGGTCCGCCGCACCCGCGCCGCGATAACGAACGTCTGGCCGCGATCGCGGCCGATTGTGGCGCGCGCCAGTTGCTCACGACCCACGCGATCGGCCAATGGGCCGCTTCGGCGCGCGACCTGGCCGGCATGGCGATCATCGCCACCGATCGCGGGTCGATCCAGGAAGCGCGCGACGAGGCGATGGCGTGCGCTTCGACGCTTGGTGGCGCGGCCCAACGCTTTTCCCTCACCCCCACCCCCTCTCCCGGGGGGAGAGGGGGGCTTCGTGTGCCCGAGCGGGCAAGTTCCTGGTCAGGGGTTGGGGGTGAGGGTCTTGGCGCAAGCCAGCGCAACGGCATCCATCGAATCGCCGCGGGAGCGCTCGCCTTCCTCCAATACACCTCCGGCTCCACCAGCAGCCCGCGCGGGGTGCAAGTCACGCACGCCAACGTCATGGAGAACCTCGCCGCCATTCACGCCGCCGAGGGCAATGACGCCGACAGTCGGGGCGTCTCGTGGCTGCCGAGCTACCACGACATGGGCCTCATCGAGGGCCTGCTGCAGCCGCTCTACGGTGGCTATTCGACCTGGCTCATGCCGCACGCTGCGTTCCTGCAGCGGCCGGTGCGCTGGCTGCGCGCGATCTCGCGCCATGGCGCGAGCGTGAGCGGCGGACCCAACTTCGCTTTCGACGCCTGCGTTCGGCGCGTAACCGACGACGATCTGGCCGGGCTCGATCTGCAGTGCTGGAAGGTGGCCTATTGCGGTGCCGAGCCAGTGCAGGCGGATACGCTGGAGCGTTTCGCCGCACGTTTCGAGCGCTGCGGGTTTCGCGCCCGAGCGCTGCGCCCGGTGTACGGCCTGGCGGAAGCGACGTTGCTGGTCAGCGCATCCGATCCAGCCGCGCCGCGTCCGCGGGTTCGCCGCGCCCAGCGCCACGGCCTCGAATCCGGGCACTTCGTCGCGGCGCCCGACGGAGCTGCGCTGGTGGCCTGCGGCAGGCCGCAGCCCGGCACCCGCATCGCGATCGTCGACCCGTCCACTGCGCGCGCGCTGCCCGAGGGTGCCAGCGGCGAGATCTGGGTGAGCGGCCCGGCGGTGGCGCCCGGTTACTGGAAGCGCGAGCGCGATGCCGACACTTTTCGCCTGGCCGAGATCGACGGCATCACGGCGCGCTGGCTTTGCACCGGCGATCTGGGCTTGCTGCTGGACGGCGACTTGTATGTGACGGGGCGGCGCAAGGATCTCATCATCCTGCGCGGGCGCAAGCTCCATCCGCAGGACATCGAGCACACGGTGCACGCGCTGCTGGCGCCGCGGCTCGACGCGGTCGCCGCGTTTGCGCTGCAAAAGGCCGACGGCGAAGGCGTGGTCGTGCTCGCGGAGCTACGCCACGGCGCACACGCGGACGAGCCGGCGTCGCTGGCCGAGCGGATTCGCAGCCACGTGTACCGGTGCCACGAGATCGCCATCGACGCATTGGGTTTCGTGCGCCCCGGATCACTCGCCCGCACCAGCAGCGGCAAGCTCATGCGCTTTCGTTGCCGGCAGGATTTCATCGAATCGCGCCTGCGTCTGATCGCCCGCTTCGACACACCGGCGAGCGGGCTTGCCTGA